One window from the genome of Saccharomyces mikatae IFO 1815 strain IFO1815 genome assembly, chromosome: 4 encodes:
- the SMKI04G5400 gene encoding uncharacterized protein (similar to Saccharomyces cerevisiae YDR338C; ancestral locus Anc_5.390) — protein MTGILSKTLSEVHPSLRTNGMGIGNTHRRISLGFLPPNKKNPLVRKFRARKSNNDQRSFRSLTNDFGSNVHEPSPYLGNIEEEPDLYYHDEEDGELSRTISLPSRVSETPDLSLQDVDWILHEHERRYSSVYNSDNEDASGRNTPDGVQEHSGRELEYDEFMNRLQAQKQKLIQSTAMDAKNASHRRRPSFVSVTSRGSIPTIYQELNENDSEALAELAHSHVTFKSEAKVLASYSFPLIFTFLLEQIFPMVCSLTVGHLGKNELAAVSLASMTSNITLAIFEGIATSLDTLCPQAYGSGRFYSVGVHLQRCIAFSLVIYIPFAFMWWYSEPLLSYIIPEKELINLTSRFLKVLILGAPAYIFFENLKRFLQAQGIFDAGIYVLTICAPLNVLVSYTLVWNKYIGVGFIGAAIAVVLNFWLMFFLLLLYVLHIEGRKCWGGFSKKAFTHWKDLGHLAFSGIIMLEAEELSYELLTLFSAYYGVSYLAAQSAVSTMAALLYMVPFAIGISTSTRIANFIGAKRTDYAHISSQVGLSFSFVAGFTNCCILVFGRNLIANIYSKDPEVIKLVAQVLPLVGVVQNFDSLNAVAGSCLRGQGMQSLGSIVNLMAYYLFGIPLALILSWFFDMKLYGLWIGIGSAMLLIGLIEAYYVLFPDWDKIMSYAEILKETEDDEVDSDEYLTDSDDPDENTALLGA, from the coding sequence ATGACCGGGATTTTGTCGAAGACACTTTCGGAAGTGCATCCTTCTCTCCGAACGAATGGTATGGGTATTGGGAACACCCACAGGAGGATATCGTTGGGTTTTCTTCCTCCCAACAAGAAGAATCCTCTGGTGCGAAAATTTCGTGCAAGAAAGAGTAACAATGATCAGCGAAGCTTTAGATCTTTAACAAACGATTTCGGAAGTAATGTCCATGAGCCAAGTCCGTACCTGGGtaatattgaagaagaacctGACCTATACTATCatgacgaagaagatggCGAACTAAGCAGAACTATTTCTCTACCCTCAAGGGTCTCAGAAACTCCCGATCTTTCACTACAAGATGTTGATTGGATTCTACATGAACATGAAAGACGATACTCATCAGTATACAACTCTGATAATGAGGATGCAAGTGGCAGAAATACACCAGATGGAGTACAGGAACATTCTGGAAGAGAACTGgaatatgatgaattcaTGAATAGACTCCAAGctcagaaacaaaaattgatacAAAGCACGGCAATGGACGCTAAAAATGCTTCGCACCGTAGACGGCCATCATTCGTATCTGTAACTAGTCGGGGCTCTATCCCCACAATTTATCAAGAACTCAATGAGAACGATTCAGAGGCGCTTGCCGAATTGGCTCATAGCCATGTGACTTTCAAATCAGAGGCAAAAGTTTTAGCATCTTACTCCTTCCCTTTAATTTTCACGTTTTTACTAGAACAGATTTTTCCTATGGTATGTTCACTAACTGTAGGCCATTTAGGTAAAAATGAGCTAGCAGCTGTGTCATTAGCGTCTATGACTTCTAATATAACACTAGCAATATTTGAAGGCATTGCCACTAGTCTGGATACTCTGTGCCCTCAAGCATATGGCTCTGGAAGGTTTTATAGTGTCGGAGTTCACCTTCAACGTTGCATTGCGTTTTCATTAGTCATATATATACCTTTTGCATTTATGTGGTGGTATTCTGAacctcttctttcttataTCATTCCTGAGAAAGAATTAATCAACTTAACGTCTCGATTTTTAAAAGTACTGATACTGGGAGCGCCAGcgtacattttttttgagaattTAAAACGATTCTTACAAGCTCAAGGTATATTCGATGCAGGCATCTATGTCCTAACGATATGCGCTCCTTTGAACGTATTAGTCAGTTATACTCTTGTTTGGAATAAGTACATTGGTGTTGGGTTCATTGGGGCCGCAATTGCTGTGGTATTAAATTTCTGGCTgatgttttttttactaTTACTTTATGTGCTGCATAttgaaggaagaaaatgctGGGGtggattttcaaaaaaggcTTTCACCCATTGGAAGGATTTGGGTCATTTGGCCTTCTCAGGTATTATAATGTTAGAAGCTGAAGAACTATCATATGAACTGCTGACGTTATTTAGTGCATATTATGGTGTAAGTTATTTAGCTGCTCAATCTGCAGTATCTACCATGGCAGCATTACTTTACATGGTACCCTTTGCAATCGGAATATCCACATCTACAAGAATAGCCAACTTCATTGGCGCAAAGAGGACTGATTATGCGCACATCTCTTCTCAAGTTGGTCTGTCGTTCTCATTTGTTGCAGGGTTCACTAATTGCTGCATATTGGTATTTGGGCGTAATTTAATTGCCAACATATACTCGAAAGATCCTGAAGTCATCAAATTAGTTGCCCAAGTATTGCCCTTGGTAGGTGTTGTGCAGAATTTTGATTCACTTAATGCTGTTGCTGGGTCGTGCCTAAGAGGTCAAGGTATGCAATCCTTAGGAAGTATAGTAAACCTTATGGCGTACTATCTATTTGGAATCCCCTTAGCGTTGATCCTAAGTTGGTTCTTCGACATGAAATTGTATGGGCTTTGGATTGGTATTGGAAGCGCTATGCTATTAATTGGGTTGATCGAGGCTTATTACGTACTTTTCCCTGATTGGGACAAAATTATGAGCTACgctgaaattttgaaggaaaCTGAAGACGATGAAGTGGATAGTGACGAATATTTAACAGACTCGGATGATCCAGACGAAAATACAGCGCTTTTAGGAGCCTAG
- the FCF1 gene encoding rRNA-processing protein FCF1 (similar to Saccharomyces cerevisiae FCF1 (YDR339C); ancestral locus Anc_5.392), giving the protein MGKAKKTRKFGLVKRTLNTKKDQRLKKNQENIKDKEDPELTRNIPQVSSALFFQYNEAIKPPYQVLIDTNFINFSIQKKVDIVRGMMDCLLAKCNPLITDCVMAELEKLGPKYRIALKLARDPRIKRLSCSHKGTYADDCLVHRVLQHKCYIVATNDAGLKQRIRKIPGIPLMSVGGHAYVIEKLPDVF; this is encoded by the coding sequence ATGGGTAAAGctaagaaaacaagaaagttTGGTTTGGTaaaaagaactttgaaCACCAAGAAAGACCAaagattgaagaaaaatcaagaaaacattaaagataaagaagacCCTGAGTTAACCAGAAACATACCACAAGTATCAAGTGcacttttctttcagtACAATGAAGCCATAAAGCCACCTTATCAAGTGCTAATAGATACCAATTTCATAAATTTTTCCATCCAGAAGAAAGTAGATATTGTTAGAGGCATGATGGATTGCCTACTCGCAAAATGTAACCCATTAATTACTGATTGTGTGATGGCAGAGTTGGAAAAATTGGGTCCCAAGTACCGTATCGCCTTAAAGTTGGCTCGTGATCCAAGAATAAAGAGACTTAGCTGCTCGCACAAGGGTACATATGCGGATGATTGTTTGGTGCATAGAGTTTTACAACATAAATGTTATATTGTAGCTACAAATGATGCTGGTTTAAAGCAGAGAATTAGAAAAATCCCTGGTATACCTTTAATGAGTGTGGGGGGTCATGCATACGTCATTGAAAAACTGCCAGATGTGTTTTAA
- the SMKI04G5420 gene encoding arginine--tRNA ligase (similar to Saccharomyces cerevisiae YDR341C and MSR1 (YHR091C); ancestral locus Anc_5.393) codes for MASTENMISQLKKLSIAEPAVAKDSHPDVNIVDLMRNYISQELSKISGVDTSLIFPALEWTNTMDRGDLLIPVPRLRIKGANPKDLAVEWAEKFPCGDFLEKVEANGPFIQFFFNPQFLAKLVIPDILIRKEEYGSCKLVENKKVIIEFSSPNIAKPFHAGHLRSTIIGGFLANLYEKLGWEVMRMNYLGDWGKQFGLLAVGFERYGNEEALVKDPIHHLYDVYVRINKDIEEEGDSVPLEESTNGKAREYFKRMEDGDEDALKIWKRFREFSIEKYIDTYARLNIKYDVYSGESQVSKESMLKAIEIFKEKGLTHEDKGAVLIDLTKFNKKLGKAIVQKSDGTTLYLTRDVGAAMDRYEKYHFDKMIYVIASQQDLHAAQFFEILKQMGFEWAKDLQHVNFGMVQGMSTRKGTVVFLDNILEETKEKMHEVMKKNENKYAQIENPEEVADLVGISAVMIQDMQGKRINNYEFKWERMLSFEGDTGPYLQYAHSRLRSVERNASGITQDKWINADFSLLKEPAAILLIRLLGQYPDVLRNAIKTHEPTTVVTYLFKLTHQVSSCYDVLWVAGQTEELATARLALYGAARQVLYNGMRLLGLTPVERM; via the coding sequence ATGGCTAGCACAGAAAACATGATTTCTCAACTAAAAAAACTATCAATCGCGGAACCTGCTGTTGCCAAGGACTCCCATCCTGATGTAAATATTGTGGATTTGATGAGAAACTACATTTCTCAAGAACTAAGCAAGATATCTGGCGTCGATACCTCCCTTATTTTTCCAGCTTTGGAATGGACAAACACTATGGATAGAGGTGATCTGCTAATTCCTGTTCCAAGATTGAGAATCAAAGGTGCTAACCCAAAGGATTTAGCTGTTGAGTGggctgaaaaatttccatgTGGTGACTTCTTAGAAAAAGTTGAAGCTAATGGTCCATTCATccagtttttcttcaacccCCAGTTTTTAGCAAAGCTTGTTATCCCGGATATCTTAATCAGAAAGGAGGAATATGGATCTTGCAAGTTGGTTgagaacaaaaaagttATAATTGAATTTTCGTCTCCAAATATTGCGAAGCCATTCCATGCTGGCCATTTAAGATCCACTATTATTGGTGGGTTTTTGGCCAACCTTTATGAAAAATTAGGCTGGGAAGTTATGAGGATGAACTACTTGGGCGACTGGGGCAAACAATTTGGTCTTTTAGCTGTTGGCTTCGAAAGGTACGGTAATGAAGAGGCTTTAGTGAAAGATCCAATTCACCATCTATATGACGTTTATGTTCGTATCAACAAGGACATCGAGGAAGAAGGTGATAGTGTTCCATTAGAAGAATCAACGAATGGAAAGGCCCGtgaatatttcaaaagaatggAGGATGGCGATGAGGACGctttaaaaatttggaagaGGTTCCGTGAATTTTCTATCGAAAAATACATCGACACATATGCACGTTTGAACATCAAATACGACGTCTACTCTGGTGAATCCCAAGTTTCCAAAGAATCCATGCTAAAGGCCATCGAAATTTTTAAGGAAAAAGGTTTGACACATGAGGATAAAGGTGCCGTATTAATTGACTTAACAAAATTTAACAAGAAATTGGGCAAGGCTATTGTCCAAAAATCGGATGGTACTACATTATATTTGACCAGAGATGTTGGTGCTGCCATGGATCGTTATGAGAAGTATCATTTCGATAAAATGATTTATGTCATTGCTTCTCAACAAGATTTGCACGCTGCTCAATTCTTcgaaattttgaaacaaatggGTTTTGAATGGGCCAAAGATCTACAACATGTTAATTTTGGTATGGTTCAAGGAATGTCAACTAGAAAGGGTACTGTTGTGTTCTTGGATAACATTTTAGAGGAAACCAAGGAAAAAATGCACGAagttatgaaaaaaaacgaaaacaaatacgctcaaattgaaaatcCAGAAGAAGTTGCTGATTTAGTTGGTATCTCTGCCGTCATGATCCAAGATATGCAAGGTAAACGTATCAACAACTACGAATTTAAATGGGAGAGAATGCTTTCATTTGAAGGTGATACTGGCCCATACCTTCAATATGCTCACTCAAGACTAAGATctgttgaaagaaatgCTTCCGGTATTACCCAAGACAAATGGATAAATGcagatttttcattattaaaaGAACCAGCAGCTATATTATTGATTAGATTGCTTGGCCAATACCCTGACGTTTTGAGAAATGCCATCAAAACTCATGAACCAACAACCGTAGTCACGTATTTATTCAAATTGACTCACCaagtttcttcttgttaTGATGTATTATGGGTTGCTGGTCAAACTGAAGAATTGGCTACTGCTCGTTTGGCCCTATATGGTGCTGCAAGACAAGTCTTATATAACGGTATGCGTTTGTTGGGTTTAACTCCTGTTGAAAGAATGTAA
- the SMKI04G5430 gene encoding sugar porter family MFS transporter (similar to Saccharomyces cerevisiae HXT7 (YDR342C) and HXT4 (YHR092C); ancestral locus Anc_5.394), whose amino-acid sequence MSQDAAIAEQTPAEHLSAVDSASHSVLSTPSNKAERDELKEYGEDENQEPVVEIPKRPASAYVTVSIMCIMIAFGGFVFGWDTGTISGFVNQSDFIRRFGMQHKDGTYYLSKVRTGLIVAIFNIGCAIGGIILAKLGDMYGRKMGLIVVVVIYIIGIIIQIASINKWYQYFIGRIISGLGVGGIAVLSPMLISEVSPKHLRGTLVACYQLMITAGIFLGYCTNYGTKTYSNSVQWRVPLGLGFAWALFMIGGMTFVPESPRYLAEVGKIEEAKRSIAVSNKVAIDDPSVLAEVEAVLAGIEAEKLAGNASWGELFATKNKIFQRLIMGAMIQSLQQLTGDNYFFYYGTTIFKAVGLSDSFETSIVLGIVNFASTFVGIYVVDKYGRRTCLLWGAASMTACMVVYASVGVTRLWPNGQSQPSSKGAGNCMICFACFYIFCFATTWAPIPFVVNSETFPLRVKSKCMSIAQACNWIWGFLIGFFTPFITGAINFYYGYVFMGCLVFMYFYVLLVVPETKGLTLEEVNTMWEEGVLPWKSASWVPPSRRGANYDAEEMTHDDKPLYKRMFSTK is encoded by the coding sequence ATGTCACAAGACGCTGCAATTGCAGAGCAAACTCCGGCAGAGCATCTCTCTGCTGTTGATTCAGCCTCCCATTCGGTACTATCTACTCCATCAAACAAAGCCGAAAGAGACGAACTGAAGGAATAcggtgaagatgaaaacCAAGAGCCGGTTGTTGAGATCCCAAAAAGACCCGCCTCTGCTTACGTTACCGTTTCTATTATGTGTATCATGATTGCCTTCGGTGGTTTCGTTTTCGGTTGGGATACTGGTACCATTTCTGGTTTCGTCAATCAAAGCGATTTCATCAGAAGGTTCGGTATGCAACATAAGGATGGAACCTATTATTTGTCTAAGGTTAGAACTGGTTTAATTGTCGCTATTTTCAACATTGGTTGTGCCATCGGTGGTATCATTTTGGCAAAGTTAGGTGATATGTACGGTCGTAAGATGGGTTtgattgttgttgttgttatttaCATTATCggtattattattcaaattgCATCTATCAACAAATGGTACCAATATTTCATCGGTAGAATCATTTCCGGTCTAGGTGTTGGTGGTATTGCCGTTTTATCTCCTATGTTGATTTCTGAAGTTTCTCCAAAGCATTTGAGAGGTACTTTGGTCGCCTGTTACCAATTGATGATTACTGCTGGTATTTTCTTGGGTTACTGTACCAACTATGGTACCAAGACATACTCCAACTCTGTCCAATGGAGAGTTCCATTAGGTTTAGGTTTTGCCTGGGCTTTGTTTATGATTGGTGGTATGACCTTCGTTCCAGAATCTCCACGTTACTTGGCTGAAGTCGGTAAGATCGAGGAGGCCAAGCGTTCTATTGCTGTTTCTAATAAAGTTGCTATTGATGATCCATCTGTTCTTGCTGAAGTCGAAGCTGTCTTAGCTGGTATTGAAGCCGAGAAATTGGCAGGTAATGCTTCCTGGGGTGAATTATTCGCTACTAAGAACAAGATTTTCCAACGTTTGATTATGGGTGCTATGATTCAATCTCTACAACAATTGACTGGTGACaactatttcttctactaTGGTACTACTATTTTCAAGGCCGTTGGTTTGAGTGATTCTTTCGAAACATCTATTGTGTTGGGTATCGTTAATTTTGCTTCCACTTTTGTTGGTATTTACGTTGTTGATAAATATGGTCGTCGTACCTGTCTATTATGGGGTGCTGCTTCTATGACAGCTTGTATGGTTGTTTATGCATCTGTGGGTGTTACTAGATTATGGCCAAATGGTCAAAGCCAACCATCTTCTAAAGGTGCTGGTAACTGTATGATTTGCTTCGCATGTTTCTACATTTTCTGTTTTGCTACCACATGGGctccaattccttttgtCGTCAACTCTGAAACTTTCCCATTGAGAGTTAAGTCCAAGTGTATGTCTATTGCTCAAGCTTGTAACTGGATCTGGGGTTTCTTGATTGGTTTCTTCACTCCATTTATTACCGGTGCCATCAACTTCTACTACGGTTATGTTTTCATGGGCTGTTTGGTCTTCATGTATTTCTACGTTTTATTGGTTGTTCCAGAAACCAAGGGCTTAACTTTGGAAGAAGTGAACACCATGTGGGAAGAAGGTGTTCTACCATGGAAATCTGCTTCATGGGTTCCACCATCCAGAAGAGGTGCCAACTACGATGCTGAAGAAATGACTCACGATGACAAGCCTCTATACAAGAGAATGTTCAGCACCAAATGA
- the SMKI04G5440 gene encoding sugar porter family MFS transporter (similar to Saccharomyces cerevisiae HXT6 (YDR343C) and HXT1 (YHR094C); ancestral locus Anc_5.395) produces the protein MSQDAAIAEQTPVEHLSPVDSASNSVLSTPTNKADNDELKAYGENEEHEPVVEIPKRPASAYVTVSIMCIMIAFGGFVFGWDTGTISGFVNQTDFIRRFGMKHHDGTFYLSKVRTGLIVSIFNIGCAIGGIILSKLGDMYGRKMGLIVVVVIYIIGIIIQIASINKWYQYFIGRIISGLGVGGIAVLSPMLISEVSPKHLRGTLVACYQLMITAGIFLGYCTNYGTKTYSNSVQWRVPLGLGFAWALFMIGGMTFVPESPRYLAEVGKIEEAKRSIAVSNKVAIDDPSVLAEVEAVLAGVEAEKLAGTASWGELFSTKTKVLQRLIMGAMIQSLQQLTGDNYFFYYGTTIFKAVGLSDSFETSIVLGIVNFASTFVGIYVVDKYGRRTCLLWGAASMTACMVVYASVGVTRLWPNGQSQPSSKGAGNCMICFACFYIFCFATTWAPIPYVVVSETFPLRVKSKAMSIATAANWLWGFLIGFFTPFITGAINFYYGYVFMGCLVFMFFYVLLVVPETKGLTLEEVNTMWEEGVLPWKSASWVPPSRRGANYDAEEMIHDDKPLYKRIFGTK, from the coding sequence ATGTCACAAGACGCTGCAATTGCAGAGCAAACTCCTGTGGAACATCTCTCTCCCGTCGATTCGGCCTCTAATTCGGTGCTATCTACTCCAACCAACAAGgctgataatgatgaactAAAAGCTTATGGAGAGAATGAGGAACACGAACCTGTTGTTGAGATCCCAAAAAGACCCGCCTCTGCTTACGTTACCGTTTCTATTATGTGTATCATGATTGCCTTCGGTGGTTTCGTTTTCGGTTGGGATACTGGTACCATTTCCGGTTTCGTCAACCAAACTGATTTCATCAGAAGATTCGGTATGAAGCACCATGACGGTACTTTCTATTTGTCTAAGGTTAGAACTGGTTTAATTGTCTCTATTTTCAACATTGGTTGTGCCATTGGTGGTATCATTCTATCCAAGCTGGGTGATATGTACGGTCGTAAGATGGGTTtgattgttgttgttgttatttaCATCATCggtattattattcaaattgCATCTATCAACAAATGGTACCAATATTTCATCGGTAGAATCATTTCCGGTCTAGGTGTTGGTGGTATTGCCGTTTTATCTCCTATGTTGATTTCTGAAGTTTCTCCAAAGCATTTGAGAGGTACTTTGGTCGCCTGTTACCAATTGATGATTACTGCTGGTATTTTCTTGGGTTACTGTACCAACTATGGTACCAAGACATACTCCAACTCTGTCCAATGGAGAGTTCCATTAGGTTTAGGTTTTGCCTGGGCTTTGTTTATGATTGGTGGTATGACCTTCGTTCCAGAATCTCCACGTTACTTGGCTGAAGTCGGTAAGATCGAGGAGGCCAAGCGTTCTATTGCTGTTTCTAATAAAGTTGCTATTGATGATCCATCTGTTCTTGCTGAAGTCGAAGCTGTCTTAGCTGGTGTTGAAGCCGAGAAACTGGCAGGTACTGCATCATGGGGTGAATTATTTAGTACCAAGACGAAGGTTCTCCAACGTCTGATTATGGGTGCTATGATTCAATCTCTACAACAATTGACTGGTGACaactatttcttctactaTGGTACTACTATTTTCAAGGCCGTTGGTTTGAGTGATTCTTTCGAAACATCTATTGTGTTGGGTATCGTTAATTTTGCTTCCACTTTTGTTGGTATTTACGTTGTTGATAAATATGGTCGTCGTACCTGTCTATTATGGGGTGCTGCTTCTATGACAGCTTGTATGGTTGTTTATGCATCTGTGGGTGTTACTAGATTATGGCCAAATGGTCAAAGCCAACCATCTTCTAAAGGTGCTGGTAACTGTATGATTTGCTTCGCATGTTTCTACATTTTCTGTTTTGCTACCACATGGGCTCCAATTCCTTATGTCGTTGTCTCTGAAACTTTCCCATTGAGAGTCAAATCTAAAGCTATGTCTATTGCCACTGCTGCTAACTGGTTGTGGGGTTTCTTGATTGGTTTCTTCACTCCATTTATTACCGGTGCCATCAACTTCTACTACGGTTATGTTTTCATGGGCTGTTTGGTCTTCATGTTCTTCTACGTTTTATTGGTTGTTCCAGAAACCAAGGGCTTAACTTTGGAAGAAGTGAACACCATGTGGGAAGAAGGTGTTCTACCATGGAAATCTGCTTCATGGGTTCCACCATCCAGAAGAGGTGCCAACTACGATGCTGAAGAAATGATTCACGATGACAAGCCTCTATACAAGAGAATTTTCGGCACCAAATGA